The DNA window GATACACTCAGAACCCGGTGTGAAGGATTAGATAGTGCGTTTCAGCTCTAAATGCAGCTATCTGATGTGTTTGCCTGTGTCGGTGAACGGGGGATCGAATAGCCATCTTGAGTTTAACTACATGAGAACATCTGTTAATGAAAGATCTTTTGCAAGCGACTCATTAAGACAACGATAAACATCCTGGTGTTGAGGGTTTTGTTCACCGGTAAGTAATTTTTCCACATCTTCACCACTTTCATGAATGCGTCTTTCAGGACTTAATTCAGCTCTGATACGTGCACAATCATTATCATGGTTGATATCAAAAGCAACATTATCTATGTAATTGATGTACAAATGAAAAGTTTCAGGTGACCATATTGCTCTGTTTGAGTACATTATATTATTAAGGTTACGCCTGATTTGGCGTATCTTGGGGGCTGAAAGACATTCCCAGTCGCCAACCTCTTCGATATAGCAATAAATGTCATTCAATGGGTGCTTTATTTGGTCATAAATCACTAAACGTCTATCTGCCAGTTTAGACGATACCTCTTTCAGTACGGTTTGATGGGTTTGAGTCTCACCGATCCGCAACTGAATGAAATAACCAGCAAAACCAATAGCTAATGGCATAGCTACAGAAATAACCAGCTGACACAGCTTCACCCGCCTGTTAAATTTATCAGAAGTCATAGCTAACTTTGTACCTGCATTCTATTGCTTCAAAGACCGTCGCTTTATCCTACTGAGATAAAGAACTAGGGCCAACAGAATAGCCCACAGATACTTAACAAGGAATAAACAACCCTGAATTTAACATAGACCCAAATTCCCGTGGTTGCTCGATATTATTTGAAAAGGGATCTGCGCTAAAAAAATCCGCCCAGTTAAAGACCAGAGTTCGAATAATTGCGGTTTTTCCCTGCCTCACCTCACATCGAGGGGCGCACTCAGATAACCCAGGTAGGGATCGATAGTGCGTATCAGACTAAATGCGCCCTTCTGATGCGCTTTCCAGCCACTCCGGGCAATCCCATCTTCGCAGGCTGAAAAGCTTTTTTCTGGAGCGGTCAGCGGGAATCGAACCCGCATCATCAGCTTGGAAGGCTGAGGTAATAGCCATTATACGATGACCGCTTTGGTGGGTCCAGCCAGACTTTAACCTGCAATCGGGTACGCATCAACCGTCTAAGGGGCGGTATAGTCTATGCTGTGGTGGGGAGTGAAAATTCAACCATTAGGAATAATGAACACCCGCCCTAAGGTCGGGCATTTATAACAAGTCACAACTATATCCATATGTTCGGTTTGAATTTAACTAGATCGAATATCAGTGCCGAGTATCGAACCTGGGTTATCAGCGTCCTCAATTACAGTAACATAAGACGAACCATTCAATAATGCATTGACGGCGGCACTTAGCGCCGCCGACATTGCAGCAGTATTTCCATCAGAGGATGAGTATACAAGGAAATAACTTTCACCATAGTTATTTGTAATATCGACCGTAATAAGTCCATATCCCATATACGTATAATGGATTTTAGACGCGACATGGACCAAACCATTATATACCGTCCCTCCAACACCATTGAAAGAAACTTTTCCTGCCTGTCTATTAATAACACTCATAGAAACTCCTTAGTCATCATTAAATTCAGCCTCAACATTCGCACTAAAAACTGCGTATTCACAGTCACAAAATAACCCTAGTACAAGAATAATAATTTGACAAAAAAATCAACCATGAGCCATTGTTATAAATAAATCATAGATAACACTTATAAAAACCTCCGCTAAATATGAGATATAAAAAATCATCATTTCTCAGCCACATTTAATCGATAGTAACTATAGAATTTTAAGTTGGCATTGGCTGGGGTTTGACGCCCCACAGAATAAGCATCTCATGCCTTTTAAAGGAGAACAGGTTCATCGCGTAGCCCCACTGCATGACGCCCACCAGCTCGCAGCCGTCGAAAATACCCAGATGCAGATAGGAATTGTTCACTACGCGTTTGCTGTAGTGAAAGTGGCTAATCACCAGGCGAGCCAACCAAACGGGGATCGTTGCAACATGCAGATCGTCACACCCATAACCGACGGTTTCGCCAGCGTAGACGATCGGCGCTGGCTTTCCGCTGGCACGTGACACAACACCATTAATGTGTTTTTTCAATGTATAAGTACTCCAATAGAGCCGGTGTACTCGTGACCTTTGACGCGGGTATGCGGCCCCGGAGAGCGGCAACTTTCCGGGGCACCCATCAGAGCGTAGAAATGAAAAAAACCCGCTCAAATGGCGGGTTTCTTTTGAATTTGTCGCTGCGGATACTACTTCGCGAAGTTTAACCTAATTTAACCATTTTCCGCGCAAAGTCAACGGTAAAATCTTTCAACGTTTGAATTGAATGCATCACTCATTGGCAGGTAAAGCATGAACTCGGCAGTTTTCAACCAGACGGCGATCCGGGTTTCGCATGTCCGAAAACACCAGTCAGGGCGAATATCGTGTAAGTCTGCCGCCATAGCCTTTTTGCTTTTCCCCCGCCCTATATACCGCTGCTGAATTACGTACTTTAAACCTGGGTGATCCAGCAGGACGGTACCGATGACCTGGTCTATGGTCGAGGCCTCTTGATCGGAGCAGAACGCCAGACTACTTTTTTGCTTACCGTCCATAATATCCAGCAGATAGCGCCGCAGCTCGCTTTTGTCGCATCCCGTTTTTTTAAGTTGCCGTAGTGCCTGGGTGATCGCTGCTTTGGTCACTTTCTCACTGGCTAACAAACGGTTAAACATACTGCCAGCACTGCCATGCTTTGCCATACCGGACCAGCGGCCCCACATTTTTAACTTACCCTGGATCCACACTTGCTCAAGCGCACGCAGGTGCAGCTCTTTGCCATCGCCCTTACCAATATTCTCAGGATAAATCATAACTTGCCCTCACTTCTTAAAATAACTTGCGTGCGGAATACGCCCTCTGCGTGCATTAGCCGCAGTTCGTCGCGCGTGTATTCGGTTTTTTTTCTGCTGTCGATAGCGTCATGGCATGCACTGCATCCCCACGCGCCCTGCTCGTCGTCAGGTTTCATGCCGCCGCCGCAGGTACCGGCCAGACGGTAATGCGCCAAAACGGTGGTTTCCGGCATGAAATTACAGATGCCGGGTATTCTGATCTGGCAGTCGCGGCCACGGGCCTCCTTTGTAAGATTGGCCATTACGCGAAGCTCATCAGTTGAGCCGCAGCGTTCTCAACTTCGATATGCGTGCGGAAAGGTTTATGCAGGATCCAGCGCCAAAGGACATCGAGCGCGGCTTTGTACAATTGATGGAATTCCGTTTCTTCCATGTTGGCGAAAGCAATACTGCGGGGGTGTTTACGTAGGGTACCGTCTGGGAGTTGGATTGCATCATAGTGCCCAGCTTCGACCGTCACCCATGCACGATAGGCATCGAATGATTTACAGGCGCTGATACTGCCGCCGCGCCGGTCGGCGATACGATCCAGATACTGATCTGCAGCATCGAGTAACGCGGACTCATTGCCACCAAACTTAGCGAGAAATTTTGCATAACCGGCCACCAGCTTGCGCTCGTTCGTCGAGATCGCGCCGCCGGTAGGTTCCCAGTATTCAAAACCCAGATTGAGAAGCGCAAAAAATCGGCGGTGAAACGCCGGGTTGCGCACCTGCTTGAAGTCGGCCACCAGCACGGCGCCGAGCTTACATTTTGTTTGCAGAAATTCGCTGGTCTCCGGGCTGGCCGGGATCAGGATTCCTGAGGACTGCTTGATGAGTTGTAACTGCGTCATTATCGTCTCCGGTATTGACGCAGCAGGTGATCAGCTGTTCAGGCTGATGGGTATAGCATATCACTTTAGTCGGACGTCGTACCCCATCCGCCGAAGCAACACGATCATAAGTTCGATATCGGCTACGAGCTGCTCATCTTTGAGTGGCAGGACAGTGCTCACTACTCCGTGAGTCAAGTAAACCAACACTCGACCATTATCGGGTAAATATTCGGCAACATTCTGTTTTTCAATCATTATATTTTCTCCGACACACCCGGATCACTTCGTCCCTCAATTATTACACCAAATAACTGTATAAATAAACAGTGCAACTTCGCAATTGTCTTCTTCCCTAGTGAAAAAATTGGATTGACAACGTCAAGAATTATATTGAAACGAACACAGTGACGACTTACGGTAGCAGAACATATAAAAATACAAACTCCATGTATTTTTACCAAATTTATATTTGAACTAAATCTTCAAAAAGATAATCAACCAATATAAAATAAAGTTGAAAATAAAAAACCACACTCATAATTAGCAAGCGAATAGTTAGATGAACACATTAAAAGAAAAACTAAATACCCCATCTGTTTTGATGGTCATACCAGCATTGTTCATGTTTGGTTTTGCGGTTTTACTTCTGACATTGAAATTTCTTGACGGGGCGAGTTTCGTCGCCTTACTTACAATAATACTTGTCTATTGTGTGCTTATAAGTTTATATCCAAACATAACGGAATTAACTTTAGCAGGAAACACCATTAAGCTTCAGAAAAGAATAAGAGAAGCTGAATTACTAAATAAAGAAACAGAGGCATTGAATCAAGAAACCTCACGACTAAACGAAGAGTTACGTGCATTAAACTCCATAACACTTAGGATATTAAGCCTAGACTTAATAGGTCCAACCACTTCAGATCTCGATCTAAAAAGAAAGTATTACAAAATAAAAGAGATGTACAACTACCGAATAAAATTCAACAGTAAAGACCGTAACTCGGAGAGTGAAATTCACTCCATTCTAAATGTATTAAAAATAAATATTAAGGAATATTTAGGACAGCAATTTGATAAACAAACCATTGATGACCTTTTTGTAATTGAGAAATTCAAAGAACTAGATAAAATCAACGACCTCCCGAAAAATGATAAAGTTGCGTATGAAGCATGCTATATGTTTATACAAGCCAGCGAGATACTTGAAAATAAAGAAAAGCAAGATAAAAAGCCATTGGTTTATCCTCCTACTAAAACAGATAACGATTAACCCAAGTTAACTTCACTGTTAAAACAAGGTAGTCAACATTTAAACTGAAGACTACCTTTTAGATTGTATAAGAATATTAATATGTATATTTTGCGCGGTTATATCCTCGCTAAGCCTTATGATTTTTAACCATACTGGCACGGATCTTTGCCAGCATTTCCATACCTTTTTGCTGATAACGCCCGTCTGTATCAGCAGCCTGTGCGTGGCCCGGTGGTCGGTTTTCCAGCGCCTTAGTTTTTCGTATCGGTGGGACGGAATAACCCATTTCCACCTGCTTCGCCCACTTGGTCAGCAGGCGACCGGCTAACGCGGCCAGTTCGTTTAGTCCCAATTTTCGCTCAACGCCAACCCGGCGTATTTCAGTACAAATCTGGAACAGTACCGGGTGGTGCCAGTTGAAACTGTCAGCGCTGTCATAGCGCCATGAATCATTGCGCCACCGGTGATACTCAGTCATCACATCTTCAGCGGTGAGACCAAACGGATTAGCCGTGCACTCGCCTACAATCGCGGTGAACTCCGCGAGATCTGGTGGCCAGTGATTTCCGGCACTGCAGCGTTCCATGCAACGGCGCGCGGCGTAGGACAATTGGTCATCCGAGAATTTCGAAATCACTTGGCCCCAGATCATGGACGGTGCCACCCCGTTCTTGCTCACCCAACGATTCGCGTAAATCCCCGCCATCGTCTCCCAGAGGAGCCAAGCCCTGTCGTTCCCGTTCTGCATTTCGGGCGGCCCGGACCTGCTGCTGAGCAGTAGCTGCTGCGGCTTGTCTTGTCGCATTTGAACCTCCTGCTTGCTGGTTTCGTTTCGCTGTCGCCTGGCGTTCGTAGAGCACGCTGTCGGCAAATTTCTGTTCCCATTGGGTCTGGTGGTATACCCGGCCCTCGGCTTTCCAGAAGGCGGAGAAGCTTGCCAGTTCCTCAGGGGTGTATCCCGGCGCCGGACCTTCCAGTTTTTTATTCCACAGCACAGCCTGCCGCTGGAAGTCTGGAGATGGTCGCCAACCGGCGCTCATCTGGAATTTTCCAAAGTGGGGAGACTCGTCGTCCTGGTCATCCCAGAACGGCTGCTCGGACGTTTGTGGTGTTTCCCCCTCTGGTGAAATTTCACTCACGCCCGCCAGATAGAGTGGTTTTTCTTTTAAGATCTGTTTACTGCTTACTGCTTTCTGGAAAGGTCTTGGCAAAGGCTTTGCCTTATCCTTAGCCAAAGGATTAGCCAAAGCGAAAGCCTTATCGAAAGCCAAGCCCATAGCCTTAGAAACACCGTGGGACGCGGCTTTCAAGGATTCAAAAGCCTCATATTTAAGGTCACATTCAGGTAGTAATTCGAACGCTCGCACCCATGATTTAATGACGTTTACCGACGTTGGCGGGTTGTGCTTTGCCGCGTTCGGCAACCAAAAAACTCGGGCTTGGGTGTCGGCTTTAACCATCCCTAGGGATAAGGCTTCGCCTAAGGCTAAGTCGAAGGCTTCGACGTCCCACCCCAATTCCTCTGCCATCGCTGCGCGGCCAGCCTTAAACAGCCCCGGAATAATGCCGGTGAACGGGCTAGTGAGCAGATAGATAAACAAACTCTGCCCACTAGGTGGCAATGGGGATAACGCCCTAAAACTAGGGTCATTCCACATCGTGATTTTTACCTTACGGTAAGGCTCATTATTTGCCTTGGTCTTAGCCAAAGGATTAGCCATAGGTCTTGCCTTTACTTTTGTCTGATGTCATTACCCTAATCACCGACGCCCCATACGGCGCCCTGGTACGTGCGGACGATCCGGTTTGCCCTTCACCCTCTTTAGCGGCTTTGCATACGTTTTTGCGACAGCGAGACTGCTGGCGATAGTCGCATTTGGGCGGGTTAAATAATGATTTGCGCCCTGCACTGCAGCAGAATGCGCCACGTCAGTTGGAAATCCAGCACGTACCAGTTGATCGCAGATCTGCGCTTCAACCTGTTCTCTTGAAAAATTAGCCATTGGTTTATGCTCCGGTTAATGCATACACATGCTACTGCCCGCTGGGCCATTGCCTGATACCTGTTCAGACATAGCGATCATTGCACCAAATAAGGCGTCAACTTCACCATCGATACGCTCTTTACGAGTAACAAGATCGCGGTATGTGTCGGAGGAATAACTCCACATTTTTGCGACCAAGAACGGTGGCATCACTTTTTCGATAGCAGGTAAAAGCATTCTGAGCTTTCTTCGCTGCCCTTCCGTATCGCCGTTTACCCATCCGTTTGTGACGCGAAAAATCTTTTGCCTGTTGTTATGGCTGGCATTTGATTCGTCAGGGTGCTGAAGCAAATTTGAGCCGGGTTCTACTTCATGTAATTTTTCAGCAATAAGCGCGGTGATCACTTCTTGCTTTGCCACGCGCGACCAAATAAATAATGCGCTAGCAATATGTTCATGTTTGATTTCCATAAATCATGTCCTTAGGCTGCAGGCTTGGTACTCTGCTGTTCTGGCGGTAAACCGTCAGTTTGGTTGGGATAAAGATCGGGTCGTAACTCGTGGGGAGTTACGCCGGTTAAATTGAAAATCGGGAGTACGTGGTCTGACGGGACCACGCCTTTATAGCGGTTCTTCCAATGGCTAACTGCCATTGATGAGATACCGAGTTGCTCGGCCAATTTGCTCGCATTCCCCGCAATGCGGATGGCCTTATCCAATGCACTCATACAGAACTCCGGTGGTTAAACACCGCAAGTAAACAATATGTTTATTGTCGTGTCAACATCATGATTGTTCGTGACTGTAAACTTTTGGTTTAAAATCAGGGAATGAAAGGAAGAACTCACCAAGTAGACCACCCGCAGATAAAGCGGCTGAATGAACTGATGGAAATGAAGGGTATCTCTAAAGCGGAGATGGCCCGGATCGCTGGTGTCAGCCCTCAGTCAGTTAACAACTGGTTTGCACGCGGCACGATCGGAAAGAGTTCGGCATTGAAATTGGCCGTAGCTCTTGGGGTGTCAGTGGCCTGGATACTTTGCGAGGGTGACGACAGCGAAACAGGCCTGTCAGAACGCCAACTCCACTTGCTAAACCTTTTTGAGCAATTGCCAGAGTCTGAACAAGACAACATGATCGCTGCATTCAGCGCGCGACTGAAAGAGCTCGACGAATTTGTAGAAAAATACGTTAGGAAACGCGTCAAAAGTGACTAGTAATTCCTGAGTCTCAGGTTTTCCTTCGCAAGTCCCCTGCCAAATAAACAAAAATTAAACCGCCCTCATGGCGGTTTTTTTGCGCCCATCGACTTTATAAACCCATTTTGTTGACACTATTATAAACTTTGTGTTTAATGCATTCCATCAAGCAGCAGCGAACAGGCAGGAAGCCCACGAAGTAGCTGCCCGGGACGCATGAAGACCGGAATGATTCGCTAACGCAGCAGGTGAAAAACGTTCTGACAGCCGGAAAGACGGCGACAACCAACCAGGAGCATGTGATGACTGATAAAAAGAAAGTGATTTTTGGTGCCATCGAGTGTGACGCAGCTAAGGCCAACGCCCTTTTGCTGGAAATCACCCCGATGGCGATTCGTGTGGCTGAAAGCTTGGCGAAAGATGGTTGCACTAAAGAGAAGATCGCCGAAGGAACCGCGGCGGCAGTTGATGCGGTTGTCAGGGCTCTGGTGGAGATCGCTGTCGAAAAGGGTGGAGAAGCCGCCTCTAAATCCGAATCGGCTAACCACGAAGGTCAGCCGATTGTAAGCGAAGCGGGTATCCGACTCTGGAAAGGAATGGAGCTAGTTTCTAGTCTTTGGGGTCCAAGCAGCCCGGAAGCATCAAATTCAGGGTTTCAACAATCCCAGAACGTCCATCAGCCCAAAATTGAAGTGGTTGTGGCGACATTTTATTGGCCTGATCGATGATGTTGAAGATCTCAGTAACATTAACTTTTATTTCTTCTTTCTGCTGAGAGTTAAATTGAGAGTCAACTAATCCGGTTAATAAAATTTTAATGGCTTCAATTTGTATGGCGTTAACTTGCTCGAGCGATAACTCATCAGGAATGGCTTTCTTTTTCATGAAGTAATCCTCCTTGGTTGCGGAACTGAGAGGATACCACTGCCGCCTGAGGTGGGGAAGTAAAGCAGGCCCTTGGTTATCAGTAAAGAGACTTAGTAATCAAGGGAATAAACCTGACAGCCGGGAAAGACCGGCACCTAAAATCACGGAGACATAACCAATGAATACAATCGTTCCTAATAGCGGCAAAGCGGTAACCCTGCGCCATAAACGCACTGGCGCGCCATGGAAAGTATCGTTCGACTACATACGCAGTGTTTATCGGTTCGAGCCTACCGGCAACCTGCGCGCCATCAAAGCACCGTTCGAAGCACCCGGCATCCCGGCATATTTCGAGTCAGCCGGAACGC is part of the Serratia quinivorans genome and encodes:
- a CDS encoding Protein of uncharacterised function (DUF1367) translates to MTQLQLIKQSSGILIPASPETSEFLQTKCKLGAVLVADFKQVRNPAFHRRFFALLNLGFEYWEPTGGAISTNERKLVAGYAKFLAKFGGNESALLDAADQYLDRIADRRGGSISACKSFDAYRAWVTVEAGHYDAIQLPDGTLRKHPRSIAFANMEETEFHQLYKAALDVLWRWILHKPFRTHIEVENAAAQLMSFA
- the ybcO gene encoding 82 prophage-derived uncharacterized protein ybcO; amino-acid sequence: MANLTKEARGRDCQIRIPGICNFMPETTVLAHYRLAGTCGGGMKPDDEQGAWGCSACHDAIDSRKKTEYTRDELRLMHAEGVFRTQVILRSEGKL
- a CDS encoding Protein of uncharacterised function (DUF1133), whose translation is MIYPENIGKGDGKELHLRALEQVWIQGKLKMWGRWSGMAKHGSAGSMFNRLLASEKVTKAAITQALRQLKKTGCDKSELRRYLLDIMDGKQKSSLAFCSDQEASTIDQVIGTVLLDHPGLKYVIQQRYIGRGKSKKAMAADLHDIRPDWCFRTCETRIAVWLKTAEFMLYLPMSDAFNSNVERFYR
- the dnaT gene encoding Primosomal protein I; its protein translation is MANPLAKTKANNEPYRKVKITMWNDPSFRALSPLPPSGQSLFIYLLTSPFTGIIPGLFKAGRAAMAEELGWDVEAFDLALGEALSLGMVKADTQARVFWLPNAAKHNPPTSVNVIKSWVRAFELLPECDLKYEAFESLKAASHGVSKAMGLAFDKAFALANPLAKDKAKPLPRPFQKAVSSKQILKEKPLYLAGVSEISPEGETPQTSEQPFWDDQDDESPHFGKFQMSAGWRPSPDFQRQAVLWNKKLEGPAPGYTPEELASFSAFWKAEGRVYHQTQWEQKFADSVLYERQATAKRNQQAGGSNATRQAAAATAQQQVRAARNAERERQGLAPLGDDGGDLRESLGEQERGGTVHDLGPSDFEILG
- a CDS encoding transcriptional repressor DicA, whose translation is MKGRTHQVDHPQIKRLNELMEMKGISKAEMARIAGVSPQSVNNWFARGTIGKSSALKLAVALGVSVAWILCEGDDSETGLSERQLHLLNLFEQLPESEQDNMIAAFSARLKELDEFVEKYVRKRVKSD
- a CDS encoding Protein of uncharacterised function (DUF1019) encodes the protein MEIKHEHIASALFIWSRVAKQEVITALIAEKLHEVEPGSNLLQHPDESNASHNNRQKIFRVTNGWVNGDTEGQRRKLRMLLPAIEKVMPPFLVAKMWSYSSDTYRDLVTRKERIDGEVDALFGAMIAMSEQVSGNGPAGSSMCMH